One Alnus glutinosa chromosome 3, dhAlnGlut1.1, whole genome shotgun sequence genomic region harbors:
- the LOC133864812 gene encoding D-glycerate 3-kinase, chloroplastic — translation MNMAVLNGLYQPWSLTSSLPLYYYNNQNHYCVSNCKLHSLSHSYRFSVLSSLNAPIKPNHTASRLSQMPTHFSKSGSGCSWMHDNSRCHNTASSNDCTKVPLYSVFPTKRAEVSSVQDLFEFICSGPLINKLGLTPEKVTESIDKWIACGSNLCRLFQLNELDLTVPQKARFYHYYIPVFLWCEDQIYQHRSTFKDGEDIPPLVIGFSAPQGCGKTTLVFALDYLFRVAGRKTATISIDDFYLTAEGQAKLREENPANALLEFRGNAGSHDLPFSVETLMAINGLTKEGLKMKLPRYDKSAYNGRGDRADPSTWPEVEGPLMAVLFEGWMLGFKPLSMEVVKVVDPQLETVNKNLEAYYDAWDKFIKAWIVIKIKDPSCVYQWRLQAEIAMREAGKPGMSDEEVEDFVSRYLPAYKAYLPTLYSEGPNGSNPKHLLVIEIDEGRNPILAS, via the exons ATGAACATGGCGGTTCTGAATGGCTTATATCAGCCATGGTCACTGACATCTTCGCTCCCTCTCTATTATTATAATAATCAAAATCATTATTGTGTTAGTAATTGTAAATTACATTCTTTATCTCATTCTTATCGCTTCTCTgttctctcttctctcaatGCTCCGATCAAACCAAACCACACAGCTTCGAGGCTCTCTCAAATGCCAACCCACTTCTCAAAATCAG GCAGTGGGTGTTCATGGATGCATGACAATTCCAGGTGTCACAACACTGCTTCCAGCAATGATTGCACGAAGGTCCCATTGTATTCAGTGTTTCCGACAAAACGTGCAGAAGTTTCCTCTGTGCAGGACCTTTTCGAATTCATATGCTCAGGTCCTTTGATAAACAAGTTAGGTCTGACCCCTGAAAAAGTCACTGAGTCCATTGACAAGTGGATAGCATGTGGATCGAACCTATGTCGATTGTTTCAGCTCAATGAATTGGACCTTACAGTTCCTCAGAAAGCAAGGTTTTATCACTACTATATACCAGTGTTTTTATGGTGTGAAGATCAGATTTATCAGCACAGATCCACGTTCAAAGATGGAGAAGATATACCTCCTTTAGTG ATTGGTTTTAGTGCACCGCAAGGTTGTGGGAAGACTACACTTGTCTTTGCTCTTGACTATCTTTTCCGAGTTGCTGGCAG GAAGACCGCCACAATATCCATTGATGACTTCTATTTGACAGCTGAGGGTCAG GCTAAACTCAGGGAAGAAAATCCTGCAAATGCACTATTAGAG TTTCGTGGAAATGCTGGCAGCCACGATCTACCATTCTCTGTCGAAACACTAATGGCTATTAATGGTTTGACTAAAGAAG GTCTGAAGATGAAGCTACCTCGATATGATAAA TCGGCATATAATGGGAGGGGTGACAGAGCTGATCCTTCAACATGGCCAGAGGTTGAAGGGCCACTTATG GCTGTTCTGTTCGAAGGTTGGATGCTTGGTTTTAAACCCCTTTCCATGGAAGTTGTCAAAGTGGTTGATCCGCAG CTAGAGACAGTTAATAAAAATCTTGAAGCATATTATGATGCATGGGACAAGTTCATAAAGGCGTGGATAGTCATCAAGATTAAAGACCCGAGTTGTGTCTACCAGTGGCGTTTGCAG GCAGAGATTGCCATGAGAGAGGCAGGAAAACCTGGGATGTCAGATGAGGAG GTGGAAGATTTTGTGTCACGGTACCTGCCAGCATACAAGGCTTACCTTCCTACCCTTTACTCTGAGGGACCAAACGGTTCAAATCCAAAGCATCTTCTTGTCATCGAAATTGATGAAGGCAGGAATCCCATCCTAGCTAGTTAG